From a single Halodesulfovibrio marinisediminis DSM 17456 genomic region:
- a CDS encoding AMIN domain-containing protein encodes MNRNISMMILLALVIGAVLIGYNKWMMRDAYITPEDASSLAVVGGKQDSQSLQHVVIDKSTSDILASAVSEVGNGAAVTTKAKQSPSLKVTDSQAKAPQAKTENTLTLVTKTVTVAVPSAKATVQVAPSKNVATSLTECTKKDSAQLSPLVSVSYSDKKLTVFATNKFTYKIFGLKEPDRFVVDVVGHFSDEVPVPKVAPDSLVKAVRLGHHDDRVRIVLDLKGKFPANWSATQTNGTLSAVLQ; translated from the coding sequence ATGAACCGTAACATTTCTATGATGATTTTATTGGCGCTTGTGATCGGGGCTGTGCTTATTGGTTATAATAAGTGGATGATGCGGGATGCGTATATTACTCCTGAAGATGCGTCCTCTCTGGCAGTTGTTGGTGGAAAACAGGATAGCCAGTCTTTGCAGCATGTTGTTATTGATAAGAGTACCTCTGACATCCTCGCATCTGCGGTGTCTGAAGTAGGTAACGGGGCAGCTGTGACCACAAAGGCAAAGCAGTCTCCTTCATTGAAGGTAACAGATTCGCAAGCCAAGGCACCTCAGGCTAAGACAGAGAATACACTTACCCTTGTAACAAAAACGGTCACAGTGGCGGTTCCTTCTGCAAAAGCTACTGTTCAGGTTGCGCCGTCAAAAAACGTTGCAACTTCTTTAACGGAATGCACTAAGAAAGATAGTGCACAGCTGTCTCCCTTAGTCTCTGTCTCGTATTCAGATAAGAAGCTTACAGTTTTTGCTACAAATAAATTTACGTATAAAATCTTTGGATTAAAAGAACCGGATAGATTTGTTGTAGATGTCGTTGGACATTTCAGTGATGAAGTACCGGTGCCTAAAGTTGCACCGGATAGTTTAGTGAAGGCTGTTCGTCTTGGTCATCACGATGACCGAGTTCGCATTGTACTCGATTTAAAAGGGAAGTTTCCTGCTAACTGGTCTGCAACGCAAACTAACGGAACGTTGTCTGCTGTTTTACAGTAG
- a CDS encoding rubrerythrin family protein, giving the protein MSKTLENLMAAFAGESQANRKYLAYAKKAEKEGYTQVAKLFRAAADAETIHAHAHLRNAGKIGDTIANLKDAIAGETHEFENMYPAMIKDAEAEGEKVAARYFGFANKAEAVHAELYANALENIENPVEVDYYNCSVCGHTHEGPTEEKCPICGAAASAYYKVD; this is encoded by the coding sequence ATGTCCAAGACTCTTGAAAACCTCATGGCTGCTTTTGCTGGTGAATCTCAGGCTAACCGTAAATACCTTGCTTACGCTAAAAAAGCTGAAAAAGAAGGCTACACTCAGGTTGCAAAACTTTTCCGTGCTGCTGCTGATGCAGAGACCATTCACGCACATGCTCACCTTCGTAACGCTGGTAAAATCGGCGACACCATTGCAAACCTTAAAGATGCAATCGCAGGTGAAACCCACGAGTTTGAAAACATGTACCCTGCAATGATCAAAGATGCTGAAGCAGAAGGCGAAAAAGTTGCAGCACGCTACTTCGGCTTTGCAAACAAAGCAGAAGCAGTACATGCAGAGCTCTACGCTAACGCTCTTGAAAACATTGAGAACCCAGTAGAAGTAGACTACTACAACTGTTCCGTTTGTGGCCACACCCACGAAGGTCCAACTGAAGAAAAATGTCCAATTTGTGGTGCAGCAGCTTCTGCTTACTACAAAGTAGACTAA
- a CDS encoding heavy metal translocating P-type ATPase — protein MTDTNIKSIDPKVLRKVTMPVKGMTCASCAARIEKGVSEVSGVKTIGVNLATDSMQVEFDSSQGSLADIVQKVADIGYEAVVPAGSSDEVEALRFAISGMHCAACSTRIEKVTSQMPEFASVEVNLATESARVTPAAGVEKGAAVAAFTEKVAMLGFGAELKDSEGGGVQDVTAMWEEQQEAMRERLAEMKAKLIPKIIFAALLLVIAMADMIGLSLPEWLAPHSSPRTFSLIQLILVIPIIWLGRDFYTHGFKNLFKGAPNMDSLIAVGTGAAFAYSLWGTVEIYLGIDVIARVMDLYFESAGVLIALVSLGKFLETRSRSHTSDAIKGLMDLTPDTAIRIVDGEQQIVPATDVMAGDILLIRPGERIPVDGSIIEGSSSVDESMLTGESLPVSKTVGDSLAGGTVNTHSVLTMKAEHVGADTVLSRIIRVVQDAQGSKAPIASMADTVSLYFVPIVMCIAVLSGIAWLVAGASFPFALRIFVAVMVIACPCAMGLATPTSIMVATGRGAQLGVLFKNGTALEQTGRIQTVVFDKTGTITHGKPELVHVESLSGIDEITALAYAASLESVSEHPLATAIVKGAKERGVALLDAKDATAESGKGIYGTVDDKSIRVGNASYAGVEENKDVLARMNTQAQQGRTALVMTVNDEPALLLAVADTIKPEAAAVVDRLKKRDVSVVMLTGDNSVTAAAMAKQAGIDTVISEVHPEDKSDTIASLQKQGQLVAMVGDGINDAPALATADVGIAMGTGIDVAVEAGDVVLMSGELTGIITAVELSRAAVTNIKQNLFWAFGYNTLGIPIAMGLLFALFNGPTLSPMIAGGAMALSSVSVVSNALRLRWFKPQDV, from the coding sequence ATGACTGATACTAATATCAAGTCGATTGATCCAAAGGTGCTCCGTAAGGTCACCATGCCTGTAAAAGGTATGACGTGTGCTTCTTGTGCTGCCCGTATTGAAAAGGGTGTTTCGGAAGTGAGCGGGGTAAAAACAATTGGTGTTAATTTGGCGACGGATTCTATGCAGGTAGAGTTCGATTCATCACAAGGCAGTCTTGCTGATATTGTGCAGAAGGTTGCTGATATCGGGTATGAAGCTGTGGTACCGGCGGGAAGCTCTGATGAAGTTGAAGCTTTGCGTTTTGCTATTAGTGGGATGCATTGCGCTGCGTGTTCTACACGTATTGAAAAAGTGACATCGCAGATGCCGGAATTTGCTTCTGTTGAAGTCAATCTGGCAACAGAGTCTGCTAGAGTAACACCGGCTGCTGGTGTGGAGAAGGGTGCTGCAGTTGCTGCGTTTACTGAAAAAGTAGCCATGCTGGGTTTCGGGGCAGAATTAAAAGATTCCGAAGGCGGCGGTGTGCAGGATGTAACTGCAATGTGGGAAGAGCAGCAGGAGGCTATGCGGGAACGCCTTGCTGAGATGAAAGCAAAGCTTATTCCTAAAATTATCTTTGCTGCGCTCCTTCTGGTCATCGCTATGGCCGACATGATTGGTCTTAGCTTGCCAGAATGGTTGGCTCCTCATTCTTCACCAAGAACTTTTTCTTTGATTCAATTGATATTGGTAATCCCTATCATATGGTTAGGGCGTGATTTCTATACTCATGGTTTTAAGAACTTGTTCAAGGGTGCCCCAAATATGGATTCACTCATCGCCGTGGGTACGGGGGCTGCCTTTGCTTATAGCCTTTGGGGAACTGTAGAAATCTACCTTGGTATTGATGTGATAGCGCGTGTTATGGACTTATACTTTGAGTCTGCAGGTGTGCTGATCGCCCTTGTATCGTTAGGTAAGTTCCTTGAAACCCGCTCTCGTTCCCATACTTCAGATGCCATTAAGGGGTTGATGGATTTAACTCCTGACACTGCTATTCGCATTGTAGATGGAGAGCAGCAAATCGTGCCTGCAACTGATGTGATGGCAGGGGATATTCTGCTTATTCGACCGGGTGAGCGCATTCCGGTAGACGGCAGCATTATTGAAGGTTCTTCCAGTGTGGATGAATCCATGTTGACTGGTGAGTCTTTGCCAGTTTCAAAAACAGTGGGTGATTCTCTTGCTGGTGGTACTGTAAACACCCATAGCGTTTTGACTATGAAGGCAGAGCATGTGGGAGCAGATACAGTTCTTTCCCGTATTATTCGTGTGGTTCAGGACGCACAAGGTTCAAAAGCACCAATCGCTTCCATGGCAGATACCGTGAGCTTGTATTTTGTGCCTATTGTAATGTGCATTGCGGTGCTTTCCGGTATTGCATGGCTTGTTGCGGGAGCTTCCTTTCCATTTGCATTACGTATTTTTGTTGCAGTAATGGTTATTGCCTGTCCGTGTGCTATGGGACTTGCGACGCCAACATCCATTATGGTTGCCACAGGACGTGGTGCTCAGTTGGGTGTATTGTTTAAAAACGGTACTGCATTGGAACAGACAGGGCGTATCCAGACTGTTGTTTTCGATAAGACAGGTACAATTACGCATGGTAAGCCTGAGCTTGTTCATGTGGAATCCTTAAGCGGTATTGATGAAATAACAGCTCTCGCCTATGCCGCCTCCCTTGAAAGTGTTTCAGAACATCCATTGGCAACTGCCATAGTAAAAGGTGCGAAAGAGCGTGGTGTAGCTCTTTTGGACGCCAAAGATGCTACCGCAGAATCTGGCAAAGGTATTTACGGAACAGTGGATGACAAGAGCATTCGTGTGGGTAATGCCTCATATGCCGGAGTGGAAGAAAACAAAGATGTTCTGGCGCGTATGAATACACAGGCCCAGCAGGGGCGTACTGCGCTTGTAATGACGGTAAATGATGAACCTGCTTTGCTGCTTGCTGTTGCCGATACTATCAAACCTGAAGCTGCGGCTGTCGTGGACAGGCTTAAAAAACGTGATGTATCTGTTGTCATGCTTACAGGTGATAATAGCGTTACTGCTGCTGCAATGGCAAAGCAGGCTGGTATTGATACTGTAATTTCTGAAGTTCATCCGGAAGATAAGAGTGACACAATCGCGAGTCTTCAGAAGCAGGGACAGCTTGTTGCCATGGTGGGTGATGGTATTAATGATGCTCCGGCGTTGGCTACTGCGGATGTAGGTATAGCTATGGGAACAGGTATTGATGTGGCAGTTGAAGCAGGCGACGTAGTTCTTATGTCTGGTGAGTTAACCGGCATAATTACCGCAGTTGAACTGAGCCGTGCAGCTGTAACAAACATTAAACAGAATCTCTTTTGGGCATTTGGTTATAACACGTTGGGGATTCCTATAGCGATGGGGCTGTTGTTTGCATTGTTTAATGGCCCGACGCTGTCACCAATGATCGCAGGTGGTGCAATGGCATTGAGTTCTGTGTCAGTTGTTTCCAACGCGCTTCGCTTACGGTGGTTCAAGCCTCAAGACGTTTAA
- a CDS encoding UTP--glucose-1-phosphate uridylyltransferase — protein sequence MSTSGSRNTCSNTSVHSQLAPDAPQQQYASESPLNAFVEKMRHEGLPAKVIDLFTSYISDVSEQATGHIPEQDISPVNQSQLKHVNELDQYEKTGKALARKAVAIKLNGGLGTSMGMQFAKSLLPVKDHMSFLDITIKQAITWQEEYGGSLPLVLMNSYNTHKDTLNELRYMNGLSQLPLCFVQHKFPKIQRDTLQPAECPDNQECEWNPPGHGDIYASLYLSGVLDTLIRQGRQYALVSNIDNLGAKLDLRMLGYMAEEQIPFLMEVTARTENDRKGGHLARFKDGRLILREVSQCQECDLDHFQNITRHCLFNTNNIWIDLVALKKNMQQKGLPKLPLILNPKTINPHDSSSTPIYQIETAMGAAISHFKNAQAIITTRDRFIPVKRTDDLLKVMSDYYLLDHSGTLKMNEANITQDLQVHLDPRYYSKFDNIYEKFKEGVPSLSSCTKLGISGDIIFNPSVSLKGDVTINNQTGNILLLPDDIALEGLVEIK from the coding sequence ATGTCTACATCCGGTTCTCGCAACACATGTTCAAATACATCCGTGCATAGTCAACTAGCTCCAGACGCACCACAACAGCAATATGCTTCAGAATCCCCACTTAATGCATTTGTTGAAAAAATGCGCCACGAAGGGCTTCCTGCAAAAGTTATCGACCTCTTCACAAGCTACATTTCTGACGTTTCCGAACAAGCAACAGGACATATTCCAGAACAGGACATATCTCCTGTAAATCAAAGTCAGTTAAAGCACGTTAACGAACTGGATCAGTACGAAAAAACAGGAAAAGCCCTTGCACGCAAGGCCGTTGCCATAAAACTTAATGGCGGCTTAGGTACCAGCATGGGCATGCAGTTTGCCAAATCTCTACTGCCCGTAAAAGATCATATGTCTTTTCTGGACATCACCATCAAGCAAGCAATCACATGGCAAGAAGAGTACGGCGGTTCACTTCCGCTTGTACTTATGAACAGCTACAACACACATAAAGATACACTTAATGAATTGCGGTACATGAATGGCTTATCTCAATTGCCGCTCTGCTTTGTTCAGCACAAGTTTCCTAAAATACAACGTGATACATTGCAGCCTGCCGAGTGTCCCGACAATCAAGAGTGCGAATGGAACCCTCCAGGGCACGGTGATATTTATGCGTCACTCTATCTTTCCGGTGTGCTGGACACGCTTATCAGACAAGGGCGACAATATGCTCTCGTATCCAACATAGACAACCTTGGTGCCAAGCTTGATCTACGCATGCTTGGATACATGGCTGAAGAACAAATTCCATTTCTTATGGAAGTTACAGCACGTACCGAAAATGACCGTAAAGGTGGCCACCTAGCCAGATTTAAAGACGGACGCCTTATCTTACGTGAAGTCAGCCAATGCCAGGAATGCGATCTTGATCACTTCCAGAACATCACACGACACTGCCTATTCAACACAAACAATATCTGGATTGACCTTGTTGCTCTGAAAAAAAATATGCAACAAAAAGGGCTTCCAAAGCTTCCACTTATTCTAAATCCTAAGACTATAAACCCTCATGACAGCTCCTCAACTCCGATCTATCAAATCGAAACCGCCATGGGCGCAGCTATTTCCCACTTCAAAAACGCACAGGCTATTATCACTACACGTGACCGGTTTATCCCTGTCAAACGTACTGATGACCTGCTCAAAGTAATGTCTGACTACTACCTTCTTGACCATTCCGGCACGCTCAAAATGAACGAAGCCAATATTACGCAGGATCTTCAGGTACATCTTGACCCTCGCTATTACAGCAAATTCGACAACATCTATGAAAAATTTAAAGAAGGTGTGCCGTCCCTTTCTTCCTGCACCAAGCTTGGAATCTCCGGTGACATTATCTTCAACCCTTCTGTATCGCTCAAAGGGGATGTCACAATAAACAACCAGACAGGCAACATCCTGCTGCTACCGGATGACATTGCCCTAGAAGGATTAGTCGAAATCAAGTAG
- a CDS encoding UbiD family decarboxylase, with product MRYRNTQQLIADLEQSGQLIRIHEEVDPHLQVAEIQRRAFRAKAPAIMFTNVKGTKFPMVCNIFGTMERTRWIFRDTLRALEGIFKLKVDPFDFFKRPWRYAGVPRAGLATIPKKVKAGPVLENTTTVSQLPQLHSWPMDGGGYVTLPQVYTESPDKPGFMNSNIGMYRVQLTGAPFEKDKEIGLHYQIHRGIGYHHAEALRRNEPLKVNVFVGGPPAMTMAAIMPLPEGIAELIFAGALGGFRMPMITREGQLPILAEADFCISGTVYPNEQKPEGPFGDHLGYYSLAHDFPLMRVDNVYHRNDAVWPFTTVGRPPQEDTVFGEFIHDLTADLVPTVFNGVHEVHAVDPAGVHPLLLAIGSERYVPYAEERQPQELITCGLSLLGNTQTSLSKYAILAAKEDNPGLTTHNYKDFFTHMLERTDFARDFHFITRTTIDTLDYTGISLNQGSKLIWTACGPVKRTLGSNIPSHFTLPEGFGDAKLFMSGVVVIKGPKHTAARDEHDDAMFRLAEHLKNVGNLDSLPLVVVVDDAEFTAANWDNFLWVTFTRSDPATDMYGAGAFTHCKHWGCSGPMIIDARLKSFHAPALEEDPDVTKSVDKMAARGGCLHNII from the coding sequence TTGCGATACAGAAATACACAGCAGCTTATTGCTGATCTGGAACAAAGCGGCCAGCTCATCCGCATCCATGAGGAAGTAGACCCGCACCTGCAAGTGGCTGAAATCCAGCGTCGTGCTTTCCGTGCGAAAGCACCTGCTATTATGTTCACCAACGTAAAAGGCACCAAGTTCCCGATGGTATGTAACATCTTCGGTACAATGGAACGTACTCGCTGGATTTTCCGCGATACCTTGCGTGCGCTGGAAGGTATTTTCAAGCTGAAGGTTGATCCATTTGATTTCTTCAAACGTCCATGGCGCTATGCCGGTGTGCCGCGTGCCGGTTTAGCCACTATCCCTAAAAAGGTAAAAGCTGGCCCTGTACTTGAAAATACAACCACTGTAAGCCAGCTGCCGCAGCTACACTCATGGCCTATGGATGGTGGCGGATACGTTACTCTGCCGCAAGTATACACTGAAAGTCCGGACAAACCGGGTTTCATGAATTCAAACATCGGCATGTACCGTGTACAACTTACCGGTGCTCCGTTTGAAAAAGATAAAGAAATAGGTCTCCATTACCAAATTCACCGCGGTATCGGTTACCACCATGCAGAAGCGCTCCGCCGCAACGAACCTTTAAAAGTTAACGTCTTTGTTGGTGGCCCTCCTGCCATGACCATGGCAGCAATTATGCCGTTGCCAGAAGGAATTGCGGAACTGATCTTCGCCGGCGCTCTCGGTGGATTCCGTATGCCGATGATCACCCGCGAAGGCCAACTGCCTATTCTTGCTGAAGCAGACTTCTGCATCAGCGGCACAGTGTACCCGAACGAGCAAAAGCCTGAAGGTCCATTCGGGGACCATCTCGGCTATTACAGTCTTGCTCATGACTTCCCGCTCATGCGTGTGGACAACGTGTACCACCGTAATGACGCAGTATGGCCGTTCACAACTGTTGGTCGCCCTCCTCAGGAGGACACCGTATTCGGCGAATTTATCCACGATCTCACAGCAGATCTTGTTCCAACTGTCTTTAACGGTGTGCATGAAGTACACGCAGTTGATCCGGCAGGCGTGCACCCGCTTCTGCTTGCAATCGGTAGTGAACGCTATGTGCCATATGCAGAGGAACGCCAGCCTCAGGAACTGATCACCTGTGGTCTGTCCCTGCTCGGCAACACACAGACATCTCTGTCCAAGTACGCAATTCTTGCAGCGAAGGAAGACAATCCGGGACTCACCACCCACAACTACAAAGATTTCTTCACACACATGCTTGAACGTACCGATTTTGCGCGTGACTTCCATTTCATCACTCGAACCACTATCGATACACTCGACTATACAGGCATCAGCCTGAACCAAGGCTCCAAGCTCATCTGGACAGCTTGTGGTCCAGTTAAACGTACCCTTGGTTCAAACATTCCATCCCACTTCACACTGCCGGAAGGCTTTGGTGATGCAAAACTGTTCATGTCCGGTGTAGTTGTTATTAAAGGACCTAAGCACACAGCTGCACGCGACGAACACGATGACGCAATGTTCCGTCTTGCTGAACACCTGAAAAATGTAGGTAACCTTGACTCACTCCCACTCGTCGTTGTTGTGGATGATGCAGAGTTCACCGCAGCAAACTGGGACAACTTCCTCTGGGTAACATTCACCCGCTCAGACCCTGCAACCGACATGTACGGTGCTGGTGCATTCACCCACTGCAAGCACTGGGGTTGCAGTGGCCCTATGATTATCGATGCACGTCTCAAGTCATTCCATGCTCCGGCACTGGAAGAAGACCCAGATGTCACGAAGTCTGTAGACAAAATGGCAGCCAGAGGCGGTTGCCTGCACAATATCATTTAA
- a CDS encoding heavy-metal-associated domain-containing protein, translating to MPTITVTGMSCQHCVNAVTKALEDIDGVFDVTVDLLSGKVEWKEESPIPIENIEAAITGIGFEVKK from the coding sequence ATGCCAACAATTACTGTTACCGGAATGTCCTGCCAACACTGCGTTAACGCAGTTACCAAAGCACTCGAAGACATTGACGGAGTTTTTGATGTTACCGTTGACCTGCTCTCTGGAAAAGTAGAATGGAAAGAAGAAAGCCCAATTCCAATAGAAAACATCGAAGCAGCCATCACTGGAATTGGGTTTGAAGTCAAAAAGTAA
- a CDS encoding rubrerythrin family protein produces the protein MSKTAENLMAAFAGESQANRKYLAYAKKAEKEGYSQVAKLFRAAADAETIHAHAHLRNAGKIGTTLENLKDAIAGETHEFKNMYPEMIKDAEAEGEKAAHRFFSYANKAEEVHANLYQKMMDTIDNPVETDYYNCSVCGYTHEGPFKDAKCPICNAAPSAFYKVD, from the coding sequence ATGAGTAAAACTGCTGAAAACTTAATGGCGGCATTTGCTGGTGAATCCCAAGCTAACCGTAAATACCTTGCTTACGCTAAAAAAGCTGAAAAAGAAGGATATTCACAAGTCGCAAAACTTTTCCGTGCTGCTGCGGATGCTGAAACTATCCACGCACACGCGCATCTCCGTAATGCTGGTAAGATTGGAACCACCCTTGAGAACCTCAAGGACGCCATCGCAGGTGAGACTCACGAATTTAAGAACATGTATCCTGAAATGATCAAGGACGCTGAAGCTGAAGGTGAAAAAGCAGCACATCGCTTCTTCAGCTACGCCAACAAAGCAGAAGAAGTTCACGCTAACTTGTACCAGAAGATGATGGATACAATCGATAATCCAGTAGAGACAGACTACTACAACTGCTCTGTTTGCGGCTACACACACGAAGGACCGTTCAAAGATGCCAAGTGCCCTATCTGTAATGCCGCCCCTTCAGCTTTCTATAAGGTAGATTAG